The following nucleotide sequence is from Tardiphaga sp. 709.
TAGGGCAGCACACGTGATGAAAACATCCGCAGCAGCGGGCTTGGCGGAAAGCCGGGGCAGAGCAGGAACGACGAGGGAGACGCCAGGCGCATCGGCAGACCGAAAGTCTGCGTCGCCACCATCTGGCCGGTGCCGCGCGAGGTGACGGGCACGACATCGAGCGGCGCCAGCGCCTGTTCCGAGAACAGCTCCAGCGTAATCCGTTCGAGCCCGGTCACATGGCGTCCGAGATGCGTGTGATCGACATAGATGGTCATGCGAACTCCTGATCCCGGGGGACGGCGCGGACATGCGGGGCGGCCATCGGCGGCCGCTGATGGACGTAGCGGGGTGGCGCCACGGCCGGCGCGCGTTCGCGCGGCAACAGCAGCGCGATGAGAAGAACGAGCTGCGCGAGCTGGATGTTCTTAGACGAGAAGCTCACCGAGCTTGCTGCAATCATCAGGATCAGCAGCAAGATGGCGAAGGCTGCGCGGTCCGACCGGCGCAGCAGTTCGATGAAGAAGCAGGTCAGACCCAGCGTGATCAGGATGGTGTGGATCAGGCCGAATTGCACGATGCAGGACACCCAGAAATTCTCGATGCCATAATTCAAACCGAGCTGCGACTGCAGCGCGTTCACGCGAACCGGATTGGGTCCGAGGATCAGTTCGCTCCACTGGAAATGATTGAGCATGTCGAAGGTCGCAAAGCGCGCCAGGGCGCTGCCTTTGTCCGACGAGAAGCGCAACAGCATCTTGTCGAAGATGCCGAGATAGAGCGCAGCAAACACGACGCCTGCCGCCGCAAAAAGAAAGCAGATTGCGCCGACAGCGAACAACAGCGGCACGCGCTTGCCGCGGATCAGCCGGATCGTCTCAAGCAGACCGAGGCAGGCCAACACGAGCAATACCGTCATCAGCGCGGTACGGCCGCCGAAGGCCATCAGTGAGCCCAGACTGAAGGCGATCAGTGGCACGCGGATCATGATCGGCGGGCAGATGGCCGGTCGCAGCACCAGCGCCATGATATAGGCGCCGACGATGCCCGAGGCCGTCAGCGGATGGCCGAGGAGCGCAGCCGAGCGCCATTCACCGACCACCAGCACGCTGCCGAGTGTCAGCGGAATGATGCGATGGCCGGAAAAATATTCGTAATAGCCAATCAGGATGTTGAGCAGCAGCGTCGCATGGATGGCCCAGACCAGCGGCCGCCGCTGCGCCGGCGTCAGCCGCCAGATCAGCAGGCACAGCAGGACCGGCAGCAGGAACGTGTCGATGATGACCGTGAACGGGCGCTCCAGCACGAACATCTGGATCAACAGGACAAACCAGCAGAACAGATGCACCAGCAAAAGCTTGGCGTCCGTGAAGGCACGGTTGATCTCGCCGATCGGGTCACCGTCGCGCATCAGCAGCAGAAGCGTCGCGATGAAAGTCGCATAGGTGCCGGGGTGGAGCTTCTCCAGAAAATTTCCGCCGGGTGTCAGATAGTGAATCTTGAGATTGGTCAGAACGCCGCCGGACAGTGTGAAGATTGCGACGATGGCGCCCAGCAGGACGCACATGATCATGAAATTGATGAGCTGGGCCGTATTGACGATCTGACGTCGTTGCGGAACGCGCGCACGCGGGCCCGCCGCGGCGAGGGCGCCGTTGCGATGCAGCCTGAGCGGTGCGGTCCGGGTCAATGTCAACGCGCGGCCCCCGCACTGGCGGCGGCGACACCATAGGGCTTCAGATAGGCCGAGCTGCGATAATAGTCGTAGAAGCGGATCTTGCTGAGATCGACCTGGGTCAGCACGGTACCGAGGATGCGATCATGCACCGGAGCCAGCAGCTCCATCGTGTGGGCGACGACCTCGCGCGGTGTCTGATTCCAGGCCATGGCCAGCACGATGCGGTCGGCCAGTTCGGCCAGCGCGCGGCCGTCGACCAGCGGGATCAACGGCGGCGAGTCGATGATGATCAATTCATAATGCGACTTCAGGCGGTCGAGGATTTCGACGATCTGCTCGGAGAACATCAACTCGGTGATGGCATCGACATCCTTGATCGCGGGGGATGGCAGAATCGAGAGGCCGGTGCTGCGATCGAGCAGGATGGCGCGCTCCAGCGGCACTTCGCCAGTCGCCACCTGCAGGAGGCCGGCGTCGGCATTGGGGCTGACAGCACGTGTCAGGCCGGGATTGCGCAGATCGCCATCGATCAGCAGCGTCTTGATGCCCAGCGTGGCGAAGGACAAAGCGAGATTGCCGGCGAAGGTTGTCTTGCCTTCAC
It contains:
- a CDS encoding VpsF family polysaccharide biosynthesis protein (VpsF, distantly related to oligosaccharide ligases, is encoded next to the probable flippase VpsE.), which encodes MTLTRTAPLRLHRNGALAAAGPRARVPQRRQIVNTAQLINFMIMCVLLGAIVAIFTLSGGVLTNLKIHYLTPGGNFLEKLHPGTYATFIATLLLLMRDGDPIGEINRAFTDAKLLLVHLFCWFVLLIQMFVLERPFTVIIDTFLLPVLLCLLIWRLTPAQRRPLVWAIHATLLLNILIGYYEYFSGHRIIPLTLGSVLVVGEWRSAALLGHPLTASGIVGAYIMALVLRPAICPPIMIRVPLIAFSLGSLMAFGGRTALMTVLLVLACLGLLETIRLIRGKRVPLLFAVGAICFLFAAAGVVFAALYLGIFDKMLLRFSSDKGSALARFATFDMLNHFQWSELILGPNPVRVNALQSQLGLNYGIENFWVSCIVQFGLIHTILITLGLTCFFIELLRRSDRAAFAILLLILMIAASSVSFSSKNIQLAQLVLLIALLLPRERAPAVAPPRYVHQRPPMAAPHVRAVPRDQEFA